The Flavobacterium sp. K5-23 genome segment GAACCTGCGAATCCCCATTCTTCACCTACAGTTGTGAATATGTAATCCGTATGTTGCTCAGGTACAAAACCACCTTTAGTTTGTGTTCCTTCTAGAAAACCTTTACCTATCCATCCACCAGAACCTATTGCGATTTCAGATTGATTTGTGTTGTAACCGATACCTTTTAAATCTACTGTTTTACCTAAAAGGATATTGAAACGATCCCTGTGATGTTGCTTGAAAATATTTTCAAAAACATAATTTACTGACAAAACAAATCCGGATATAAGAACAAAAACCATACTGCTTCCCACTATGTTTCTATCAGCTAATCTTGATTTCAAATGAACGATAAGAATAACAAGTAGTGCTAAGAGTATTACATATTGAGGTTCTAAAACTAGCGTTAATACAAAAAGAAGGATTGCCGAAAAGCCCGTCCATACATACCAAGCCGGAAGACCTTCGCGATATAATACAATAATAAATGTACTGTAAATCAATGCGCTCCCTGGATCCGGTTGTGGTAAAATAAGCATTACAGGTAATAACACAATAGCAAGCGCCTGTATCTGTCGGTTAACATCTTTTAAATTAATCTGTGTATCACTGAGGTATTTGGCTAAAGCCAAAGCGGTAGCTGCTTTTGCAAATTCCGATGGCTGAAGAGTGAAACTTCCAAATCCATACCAACATCTTTGTCCGGCAATGGTTTTTCCAAATATAAATAACCCAGCCAGTGACAATAATGAGATTCCGAAAATGATAGTTGCGTATTTTTCGTAAAATTTACCATCTACCGCAAGAACGATAAATATTAAAGGAATGGTCAATAAAATGAATATCAACTGTTTTTGATAAGTGTTCTCTATTGAAGAAAAGGAGGAGGAATAGATGTTAAGCCACCCCATTATCACTAATAGACTATAGATAATGACACAAGTCCAGTCAAGATTTTTCTTTACACTTTGGTTTTTCATTTAAATGAATGTCTTTTAATTTGTTTTTGTTGTGTCAATTTTTACAGCTAAGTTTTTTTTCTTAGACAAACTATCTTTTGGAGTTGTTTCAATTGCGTTAGCTTCTTTCATTCCTCCTAGAATTGCATAGCGATCTCTTAAACTTGTATTTAATATTCTTTTTTCTAAATCAACTCGCGTGATTGTTTTTCTTAAGTGCTTTTCTATCATTAAACTGGCAATTGGTCCCGCTATCGTGGCCCCATATCCTCCGTTTTCTACTAGAATGGCTATCGCTATCTTTGGGTTATCCTTTGGTGCAAAAGCGACAAAAATAGAGTGGTCTTTTAATTGAACTCTTTTTCCGCCTATTTTGGCAAAGTTTTCAGCTGTACCTGTTTTTCCACAGATATCAATTCCGGGAACATTTAAACCTCTTGCTGTCCCGTGATTATAGACATCAAATAATCCTCTAATCATTGGCTTGAAATATTTCTTGTCAATGGTAGTCTCGTGTTTTTCCGAGAATTTAGGGTCTATTTTACCTCCTTTAATTTTTTTAATGATGTGAGGAGTGAAATAGTGACCTTCATTGGCTACGGTAGCCATCATATTGGCTAATTGAATAGGCGTCATTAACACTTCTCCTTGTCCAATAGAATTTGACACAATTGTAGTGCTTCGCCATCCTCCGTTTGGATAAATTCGTTTGTATGTTTTAGAATCTGGTACATTTCCTCTTTTCCCTGTTGGTAAATCGTAACCCATAAAATCGCCAAGTCCAAAACTTTTAACGTGGTTGCTCCATACATCTACTGCGTAAGCTGGTTTCACATATTTATTGATAGTTCGCATATAAACTGTTGCGAAATAAGTGTTGCAAGAATTATAAATACCATTATTCAAACTATGAGGTCCAAAACCGTGGCATTTCATAAAACGTCCTCTAGCATAACTAAAACCATGGTGACACATAAATGATGTTTGTTCGTCAATTACCCCTTCTTGTAATCCTATTAATCCAGTTAATATTTTAAACGGGGAACCAGGCGGGTATTCAGCAAGTAGCCCTCTATCATAAAGTGGCTTTGCAATTGAATCGCGATACAATAAGGTATAGTTTTTTGATCGTTGTCTCCCTACAAGTATTGAAGGGTCGTACGAGGGAGCGGTAACAAGTGCTAATATTTCGCCTGTTTGAGGTTCGATAGCTACAATACCACCTCTTTTATTTATCATAAGCTGTTCTCCATATTTTTGAAGTTCGGCATTAATAGTTAAGTAGATGTCTTCTCCTTGTACTGCAATAGTATCGTATTTCCCGTCTTTATAAGAACCTATTTCTCTGTTGAATTTGTCTTTTTGAATGTATTTTACACCTTTAATTCCGCGTAAAATCTCTTCGTAACTCTCTTCAACACCTTGTCTTCCTATTAAGTCTCCACTGTTATAATATGGGTTTTTCTCAATAAGTTTTTCATTAACTTGGGTGATAAACCCAAAAATATTAGCGCCATAATCTACTTCATAATCACGTAAAGAACGTTTTTGAAAATAGAAACCTTCAAATTTTCGTATTTTTTCCTGGAATGCGGCAAATTCACTTTTGTTTAGTTGCGGTAAAAAAACAGATGGTAAACGAGGACTATAAACTTTCGCTTTAGCTATTTTCTCTATATAATCCTCTTTTGTAATGTTTAGTAATTCACATAACTCAAGGGTGTCGATGGCTTTTAAATCTCTTGGGATAACCATTATATCATAAGATGCCTGATTAGAAACCATTAGCTTTCCATATCGGTCAAAAATATAACCTCTTTCAGGGTAGTCGTATTTTATTTTGATTGCATTGTTTTCTGATTTTAATTTGAAGGTGTCATTAATAACCTGCAAATAAAATATGCGTATTACAAGCAAGGTAGCTGCAACAATGATTAAGGAAGGCAGCAAAAGTTTTCTCATCTCTATCTTTTGTTAGGCTTGATAAGGTAAATTATAATTATACAGCTTATTATTGTAAATACCGTACTTAATAATGTACGAATTAATATATCTAAAATGAAGCTAAATTGAAATGCTTCAAGTATGAATAATGTAAAATGATGTATTATAACTGATAATAATATGAACGAAAATCGTTCAGGTGTTAATGAATCAACTATTTTAATAGTTTGGTATTCATAACTCAAACCAAATGAAAATTTAAAGATATATGGTCTAAAATAGGCAAGAACTAAACAAGCTGTTGTGTGTGT includes the following:
- the rodA gene encoding rod shape-determining protein RodA, which codes for MKNQSVKKNLDWTCVIIYSLLVIMGWLNIYSSSFSSIENTYQKQLIFILLTIPLIFIVLAVDGKFYEKYATIIFGISLLSLAGLFIFGKTIAGQRCWYGFGSFTLQPSEFAKAATALALAKYLSDTQINLKDVNRQIQALAIVLLPVMLILPQPDPGSALIYSTFIIVLYREGLPAWYVWTGFSAILLFVLTLVLEPQYVILLALLVILIVHLKSRLADRNIVGSSMVFVLISGFVLSVNYVFENIFKQHHRDRFNILLGKTVDLKGIGYNTNQSEIAIGSGGWIGKGFLEGTQTKGGFVPEQHTDYIFTTVGEEWGFAGSLVVVALFVSLLLRIIYLSERQKTKFSRVYGYCVAGILFVHFFVNIAMVVGIFPTIGVPLPFFSYGGSGLWGFTILLFIFLKMDANKVNEW
- the mrdA gene encoding penicillin-binding protein 2, whose translation is MRKLLLPSLIIVAATLLVIRIFYLQVINDTFKLKSENNAIKIKYDYPERGYIFDRYGKLMVSNQASYDIMVIPRDLKAIDTLELCELLNITKEDYIEKIAKAKVYSPRLPSVFLPQLNKSEFAAFQEKIRKFEGFYFQKRSLRDYEVDYGANIFGFITQVNEKLIEKNPYYNSGDLIGRQGVEESYEEILRGIKGVKYIQKDKFNREIGSYKDGKYDTIAVQGEDIYLTINAELQKYGEQLMINKRGGIVAIEPQTGEILALVTAPSYDPSILVGRQRSKNYTLLYRDSIAKPLYDRGLLAEYPPGSPFKILTGLIGLQEGVIDEQTSFMCHHGFSYARGRFMKCHGFGPHSLNNGIYNSCNTYFATVYMRTINKYVKPAYAVDVWSNHVKSFGLGDFMGYDLPTGKRGNVPDSKTYKRIYPNGGWRSTTIVSNSIGQGEVLMTPIQLANMMATVANEGHYFTPHIIKKIKGGKIDPKFSEKHETTIDKKYFKPMIRGLFDVYNHGTARGLNVPGIDICGKTGTAENFAKIGGKRVQLKDHSIFVAFAPKDNPKIAIAILVENGGYGATIAGPIASLMIEKHLRKTITRVDLEKRILNTSLRDRYAILGGMKEANAIETTPKDSLSKKKNLAVKIDTTKTN
- a CDS encoding rod shape-determining protein MreD, with protein sequence MNSTLLVNIFRFILLLAVQIIIFNNMNFMGFLLPFPYILFIILYPVNGNKSGLLLASFLLGIVMDLFSNSGGTHTTACLVLAYFRPYIFKFSFGLSYEYQTIKIVDSLTPERFSFILLSVIIHHFTLFILEAFQFSFILDILIRTLLSTVFTIISCIIIIYLIKPNKR